A stretch of Gasterosteus aculeatus chromosome 4, fGasAcu3.hap1.1, whole genome shotgun sequence DNA encodes these proteins:
- the vimr2 gene encoding vimentin: protein MAVLRVSSYRKLFEDEGQSGKGGLSTQCAGQHRAAGRGAALDECHCEQFDFVAAKALNKEGLQRFVQDRHIIATLNDRLVRLMDLARCFEEENESLKCQIVDAEKKLKGRRASARVSSAVAEADYGLDAVVERLRRERDETLCDTEDLRKELERLMEEYEKAAQQKILLQQGRQDVAEDVDAVTAECLALREQVAIYEEQLANMEDQHTTAVERLMGPAEGTAGATAAFPLGGPDITPALDVKEYYCQLAESLQHECGAASSAVGRRGDGEQREEGVAAGSTVKGASATKDVCEIKTLISELQKALAELERRNEELEDEVEMKAAAYADELAELEWTVDEVQRQEADFQVQMKQQCEDYKELFSEKMARDMEITAYRSLVAEEEERLCNL from the exons ATGGCCGTGCTCAGAGTGTCGTCCTACCGCAAGCTGTTTGAGGATGAGGGCCAGAGTGGAAAGGGAGGGTTGAGTACGCAGTGTGCAGGGCAGCACCGCGCCGCCGGCAG GGGTGCGGCTCTTGACGAGTGCCACTGCGAGCAGTTTGACTTTGTAGCTGCCAAGGCCCTCAACAAGGAGGGCCTGCAGCGGTTCGTCCAGGACCGCCACATCATAGCGACCCTCAATGACCGACTGGTCCGGCTTATGGACCTG GCCCGTTGTtttgaggaggagaatgagTCTCTAAAATGCCAGATTGTCGACGCGGAGAAGAAGCTGAAAGGCCGACGGGCGTCCGCCCGCGTCTCCTCCGCCGTGGCCGAGGCCGACTACGGTCTGGATGCAGTGGTGGAGCGACTGCGCAGGGAGAGG GATGAGACTCTGTGCGACACCGAGGACCTGCGAAAGGAGCTGGAACGTCTGATGGAAGAATACGAGAAGGCCGCACAGCAGAAGatcctcctgcagcagggacGACAAGATGTCGCTGAG GATGTCGATGCTGTGACAGCAGAGTGTTTGGCTCTGAGGGAGCAAGTGGCTATCTACGAGGAGCAGCTGGCCAACATGGAGGACCAACACACCAcg GCAGTGGAGCGTCTGATGGGACCAGCTGAAGGGACCGCAGGAGCAACGGCTGCCTTTCCGTTGGGCGGCCCTGACATCACGCCGGCCCTGGACGTAAAGGAGTACTACTGCCAGCTGGCTGAGAGCCTCCAG CACGAGTGCGGCGCCGCCTCCTCTGCTGTGGGTCGCCGTGGCGACGGAGAGCAACGAGAAGAGGGCGTAGCTGCAGGGTCGACCGTCAAAGGCGCGTCAGCGACAAAGGACGTCTGTGAGATAAAGACGCTG ATTTCAGAGCTCCAAAAGGCGCTCGCTGAGCTGGAGCGGCGTaacgaggagctggaggacgaggTCGAGATGAAGGCGGCTGCATACGCGGACGAGCTTGCGGAGTTGGAG tggaccgtagatgaagTGCAGCGCCAAGAGGCCGACTTCCAAGTGCAGATGAAGCAGCAGTGTGAAGACTACAAGGAGCTGTTCAGTGAGAAGATGGCCAGAGACATGGAAATTACTGCCTACAG GAGTCTGGTGgccgaagaggaggagaggctgtGCAACCTGTGA